A region of Salvia splendens isolate huo1 chromosome 17, SspV2, whole genome shotgun sequence DNA encodes the following proteins:
- the LOC121774391 gene encoding uncharacterized protein LOC121774391 produces the protein MDDRVRFSYSREVQREADKEDAAEAAAAALPRAIHHRRTIPRDHTGAHQRLMADYFGDNPRYPPEIFRRRFRMSQQLFTHIATTLAARYRQLAYAGPADIFNEYPQMGEMTSLEVLWQFCKGIREVFGPEFLRKPTSDECQRLLEMHGSVYGFPGMIGSIDCMHWEWKNCPVMWKCQFTTGFKSKHPSIILEVVADYRFRIWHAYFDVAGSKNVINVLQTSPLFNDECRGEGSEIRFVANGTQYHRGYYLADGIYPHWPIFVKTVRQLVGAKKQYFARKQEAARMDFERAFGVLQARWVIT, from the exons ATGGATGATCGCGTAAGATTCTCTTATTCAAGAGAGGTGCAGAGGGAAGCCGACAAGGAGGatgcggcggaggcggcggcggcagcaCTCCCTCGTGCGATTCATCATCGtcggacaatcccacgagaccatACCGGAGCGCACCAGCGGCTGATGGCAGACTACTTTGGCGATAACCCCCGTTACCCACCAGAGATTTTCCGTCGGcgtttcagaatgtcgcaacagCTCTTCACCCATATAGCGACGACACTGGCGGCGCGGTACAG gcagcttgctTATGCCGGACCGGCTGATATATTCAACGAATACCCACAGATGGGTGAGATGACTAGCCTAGAGGTGCTCTGGCAGTTTTGTAAGGGAATCCGGGAAGTCTTTGGTCcggagttcctacgaaagccaACCTCTGATGAGTGCCAGAGACTGCTAGAAATGCACGGTTCGGTGTACGGTTTCCCAGGGATGATAggcagcatcgattgcatgcattgggagtggaaaaaCTGCCCGGTGATGTGGAAATgccagttcactactggtttcaaaagcaaacatccctCGATCATTCTGGAAgtcgttgctgactaccgtttccggatctggcatgcgtatttcgatGTTGCAGGTTCGAAAAACGTCATCAACGTTCTACAGACATCGCCTCTCTTCAATGATGAGTGTCGGGGGGAGGGTTCAGAAATCAGATTCGTAGCCAACGGCACACAGTACCacaggggatactatttggcagatgggatataccctcatTGGCCAATATTCGTCAAGACAGTTCGCCAACTGGTTGGAgcaaagaaacaatattttgcgcgaaaACAAGAGGCTGCTAGGATGGAttttgagcgagcttttggtgtgctccaagcgcgatgggtCATTACATGA
- the LOC121774392 gene encoding E3 ubiquitin-protein ligase RNF170-like, with the protein MELAERRETGKEAERFEEEMEKEAGGVVGVAEYRDGYEDLRKKEEKCNENGNEIEYEDGAGDDVCPICLDTFTNPCRSNCGHLFCGGCILQLWMYIYSIQPCKCPLCCCRIVNLELQTSEEAGYSSDVRKEVQHYNGLYISGLFGALYILPLLMGRVFRVVVDLDYLRCIYYVMCVIGLFLGLLYERLEFEFLPAGGLGIQRMFDLIASLLVAALFLLGVVYRWMLKRRARLLVVVDTSLRNVT; encoded by the exons ATGGAGTTAGCTGAGAGGCGAGAAACAGGGAAAgaagcagaaagatttgaagaAGAAATGGAAAAAGAAGCAGGAGGTGTGGTGGGAGTAGCAGAATACCGAGATGGCTATGAAGATttgagaaaaaaagaagaaaaatgtaaCGAAAAcggaaatgaaattgaatatgAAGATGGCGCGGGTGATGATGTATGCCCCATTTGTTTGGATACCTTCACTAACCCTTGCAGATCAAATTGCGGTCACTTGTTTTGTG GGGGTTGCATCCTACAATTGTGGATGTATATATACTCAATTCAACCCTGCAAATGCCCGTTGTGCTGTTGCCGAATTGTAAATCTGGAGCTCCAAACATCTGAAGAAGCCGGTTATAGCAGTGATGTTCGAAAGGAAGTGCAGCACTACAATGGCCTCTACATCTCTGGCCTCTTTGGTGCCCTCTAT ATATTACCCTTACTTATGGGGAGGGTGTTTAGAGTTGTAGTGGATCTTGATTATTTGAGATGCATCTACTACGTAATGTGCGTCATTGGG TTGTTTCTGGGGTTACTCTATGAACGCCTAGAGTTTGAGTTTCTACCAGCTG GAGGGTTGGGAATCCAAAGAATGTTCGACCTGATTGCTAGCTTGCTTGTTGCTGCTCTTTTTCTCCTAGGTGTGGTGTATAGATGGATGCTTAAACGTCGTGCAAGGCTCTTGGTTGTGGTAGATACTTCACTCAGGAATGTCACTTGA